One genomic window of Polyangium aurulentum includes the following:
- a CDS encoding class I SAM-dependent rRNA methyltransferase, which produces MTQSARPHNSPPQGAGSAGPRRLGASTPTVTLKPGHVRPVWTGHPWVFAQAIARIEGGAVAGDEVTVVDPHGAVLGRGLYTPRSAIPVRMFTRDDTPIDGALFRRRIERAIQHRRDLGLPSHVAGHETTAYRLIHAEGDGMPGLVVDILGDVACVQLNTIGIKRREGIVFDALIEALAPRAIVDRTPPQLAKLEGYEADAGVVRGDATIDRFAFIERGLRYEIPLALGQKTGFYLDQRTLRARIEQLSHGRRVLDAFSFVGTFAMAAARGGAREVVAVDESAVALEVGAECARANGLHERIRFERSDARKALGRASQEGGFDVVICDPPKLSPTRGAKEGALGVYKALAAAGCRATKPGGIFVLCSCSSAVSLDDLTRAIALGARESRMHAVVFDRHFQGADHPVSAAFPEGLYLKSVIARLEAL; this is translated from the coding sequence ATGACGCAATCCGCCAGACCCCACAATTCTCCCCCGCAGGGCGCCGGCTCGGCCGGTCCCCGGCGCCTCGGCGCCTCGACACCCACCGTCACCCTCAAGCCCGGTCACGTCCGGCCTGTTTGGACCGGACATCCGTGGGTGTTCGCACAGGCCATCGCGCGCATCGAGGGCGGCGCGGTGGCCGGCGACGAGGTGACGGTGGTCGACCCGCACGGCGCCGTGCTCGGCCGCGGCCTCTACACGCCCAGGTCGGCCATCCCGGTGCGTATGTTCACGCGCGACGACACGCCGATCGACGGCGCGCTCTTTCGGCGGCGCATCGAGCGGGCGATCCAGCATCGCCGCGATCTCGGGCTGCCGAGCCACGTCGCGGGGCACGAGACGACGGCATACAGGCTGATTCACGCCGAGGGCGACGGCATGCCCGGGCTCGTGGTCGACATCCTCGGCGACGTGGCGTGCGTGCAGCTCAACACGATCGGGATCAAGCGGCGCGAGGGGATCGTGTTCGACGCGCTGATCGAGGCGCTCGCGCCGCGCGCCATCGTCGATCGCACGCCGCCGCAGCTCGCGAAGCTCGAGGGCTACGAGGCGGACGCGGGCGTCGTGCGGGGCGACGCGACGATCGACCGATTCGCGTTCATCGAGCGGGGGCTGCGCTACGAGATCCCGCTCGCGCTCGGCCAGAAGACGGGCTTCTACCTCGACCAGCGCACGCTGCGGGCGCGGATCGAGCAGCTGTCGCACGGGCGGCGGGTGCTCGATGCCTTCAGCTTCGTCGGCACGTTCGCGATGGCGGCGGCGCGCGGCGGGGCGCGGGAGGTCGTGGCCGTGGACGAGAGCGCGGTCGCGCTGGAGGTGGGGGCCGAGTGCGCGCGGGCGAACGGGCTGCACGAGCGGATCCGCTTCGAGCGATCCGACGCGCGCAAGGCGCTCGGGCGCGCGTCGCAGGAGGGCGGGTTCGACGTCGTGATCTGCGATCCGCCGAAGCTTTCGCCCACGCGGGGCGCGAAGGAAGGCGCGCTCGGCGTTTACAAGGCGCTCGCGGCGGCCGGGTGCAGGGCGACGAAGCCGGGCGGGATCTTCGTGCTCTGCTCCTGCTCGAGCGCGGTGAGCCTCGACGATCTCACCCGCGCGATCGCGCTCGGCGCGCGCGAGTCGCGCATGCATGCGGTCGTCTTCGATCGGCACTTCCAGGGCGCCGATCACCCGGTGAGCGCGGCTTTCCCCGAGGGGTTGTACCTGAAGAGCGTCATCGCGCGGCTCGAGGCGCTGTGA
- a CDS encoding outer membrane beta-barrel protein, translating into MSFPLTAFADDNCPPGAWFCDNAPAVDDEDEAPAEALPEVDESEPPPPPEALPLPPPAAEPPPPPAPPPHARHRGRAAQPPVVIYQPAPSAAQPRTKIIIVAPGVARPRIVRSPHRHRVVTRPHCEEYAAPPPPAVVMPAPPPAPARVAVKRRWQSEWGLNLRLEGIGFGGDDRGKSKDAGMGGVGLSLRYRPVPAFALEAGVDVLGGTDYNGFERVELPVSLNGILYVNPRSRAQFYFTGGVHWSSATVKSNEPDPRLSPDPESDGFATEYSYFGGQGGIGLEFRVSRRVALNIDALAFVRARTNDEGTPAEFTDPTTGKTTNTSGGGLFRGGLTFWW; encoded by the coding sequence ATGAGCTTCCCGCTCACTGCGTTCGCGGATGACAACTGTCCCCCGGGCGCGTGGTTCTGCGACAACGCGCCTGCGGTCGACGACGAGGACGAAGCGCCCGCCGAGGCGCTCCCCGAGGTCGACGAGAGCGAGCCCCCGCCGCCGCCCGAAGCGCTGCCGCTTCCTCCGCCGGCTGCCGAGCCGCCTCCGCCCCCGGCCCCGCCGCCGCACGCAAGGCACCGCGGTCGCGCCGCACAGCCCCCGGTCGTCATCTATCAACCTGCCCCGTCGGCCGCGCAGCCGCGCACGAAGATCATCATCGTCGCGCCCGGCGTCGCGAGGCCGCGCATCGTTCGCAGCCCGCACCGCCACCGCGTCGTGACCCGCCCGCACTGCGAGGAGTACGCCGCGCCGCCCCCGCCCGCCGTCGTGATGCCCGCCCCGCCGCCCGCACCCGCGCGCGTCGCGGTCAAGCGTCGCTGGCAGTCGGAGTGGGGCCTCAACCTGCGCCTCGAAGGCATCGGGTTTGGCGGAGATGATCGCGGCAAGTCCAAGGACGCCGGCATGGGCGGCGTCGGCCTCAGCCTGCGCTACCGCCCCGTGCCTGCGTTCGCTCTCGAGGCGGGCGTCGATGTCCTCGGCGGCACCGACTACAACGGCTTCGAGCGCGTCGAGCTGCCCGTCTCGCTGAACGGCATCCTCTACGTCAACCCGCGCAGCCGCGCGCAGTTCTACTTCACCGGCGGCGTCCACTGGTCGAGCGCCACCGTGAAGTCGAACGAGCCCGATCCGCGCCTCTCCCCCGATCCCGAGAGCGACGGCTTCGCCACCGAGTACAGCTACTTCGGCGGCCAGGGCGGCATCGGCCTCGAGTTCCGCGTCTCGCGCCGCGTCGCCCTCAACATCGACGCGCTCGCGTTCGTCCGCGCGCGGACGAACGACGAAGGCACGCCGGCCGAGTTCACCGACCCGACCACGGGCAAGACCACGAACACCTCCGGCGGCGGCCTCTTCCGCGGCGGCCTCACCTTCTGGTGGTGA
- the lnt gene encoding apolipoprotein N-acyltransferase gives MQRLRRHQGLLLAVIGGVLFALTSPPTDLYPAVFLGLALLAATIADAPSGPRAFGRGIAWATAAGIVGLRFVPAVIQRFTPLGSAASYLALVLLAAGQSLIWAIGAAVAHAIHRRTRAPFELAFAAGVLVTVLLPSVFAWTPAGLVSPWPALVQLADIIGERGVSVIFAVVAALLARAGRAALHRAPDERLRLRLDRTVLAPLASALGIVAALLVHGALRIRSLTGDAGTGSLRVALINQAVGPLDRWDAKNHPIILRKLREMTRDAEAQGVDLTVWPEAAYPYVLEHGAAKAPRGPRAILGDGVRGPLLFGLITLDKPRSIGFGGFERNSFNSATLLLPDGSLSPSYDKLELLWFGETVPLGGYLPWLRRMFQKSGGLVPGDAPRSLDLPREGAPPVRMGVLNCYEDTLPGVGRLITRELRPNLLVNVTNDAWFVGTAEPELHARLGAMRAIEHRLDLVRSVNLGVASWIDARGVVRARDDSQAPSTLIATPTLRDGSLTVYGRLGDGPLSALLVAGVVFFARRARRAAAATDPEVGSEPDAAAGSPGDVEAGEGSTPPRRPSGP, from the coding sequence ATGCAAAGACTCCGGCGCCACCAGGGGCTGCTCCTCGCCGTCATCGGCGGGGTCCTCTTCGCCCTCACCTCTCCCCCGACCGATCTCTATCCCGCCGTGTTCCTGGGCCTCGCCCTGCTCGCGGCGACGATCGCCGACGCACCCTCGGGCCCGCGCGCCTTCGGCCGGGGCATCGCCTGGGCCACGGCGGCCGGGATCGTCGGGCTGCGCTTCGTGCCCGCCGTCATCCAGCGCTTCACGCCGCTCGGCTCCGCCGCATCGTACCTCGCCCTCGTGCTGCTCGCGGCCGGGCAGTCCTTGATCTGGGCGATCGGCGCCGCAGTCGCGCACGCCATCCACCGCCGCACCCGCGCGCCTTTCGAGCTCGCCTTCGCCGCCGGCGTGCTCGTCACGGTCCTCTTGCCCTCGGTCTTCGCCTGGACGCCCGCAGGCCTCGTGAGCCCGTGGCCCGCACTCGTCCAGCTCGCAGACATCATCGGCGAGCGCGGGGTCTCGGTGATCTTCGCCGTCGTCGCGGCCCTGCTCGCGCGCGCCGGACGCGCCGCCCTCCACCGCGCCCCCGACGAACGTTTGCGCCTGCGCCTCGATCGCACGGTGCTCGCTCCCCTCGCCTCTGCGCTCGGGATCGTCGCCGCGCTCCTCGTGCACGGCGCGCTGCGCATCCGCTCGCTCACGGGCGACGCGGGCACGGGCTCCCTGCGCGTCGCGCTCATCAACCAAGCCGTCGGACCGCTCGATCGCTGGGACGCCAAGAACCACCCGATCATCCTGCGCAAGCTGCGCGAGATGACCCGCGACGCGGAGGCGCAGGGCGTCGATCTGACCGTCTGGCCCGAGGCCGCTTATCCCTACGTCCTCGAGCACGGCGCGGCCAAGGCGCCGCGTGGGCCGCGGGCGATCCTCGGCGATGGCGTGCGCGGGCCGCTGCTCTTCGGGCTCATCACGCTCGACAAACCGAGGTCGATCGGGTTCGGCGGCTTCGAGCGCAACAGCTTCAACTCCGCCACGCTGCTCTTGCCCGATGGCTCGCTGTCGCCCTCGTACGACAAGCTCGAGCTGCTCTGGTTCGGCGAGACCGTGCCGCTCGGCGGCTACCTGCCGTGGCTGCGGCGCATGTTCCAGAAGAGCGGAGGCCTCGTCCCGGGCGACGCGCCCCGCTCGCTCGATCTGCCCCGCGAGGGCGCTCCGCCTGTGCGCATGGGCGTGCTCAACTGCTACGAGGACACCTTGCCCGGCGTCGGTCGCCTGATCACGCGGGAGCTACGTCCCAACCTGCTCGTCAACGTGACCAACGACGCGTGGTTCGTCGGCACGGCCGAGCCCGAGCTGCACGCGCGGCTCGGGGCCATGCGCGCGATCGAGCACCGGCTCGATCTGGTTCGCTCGGTCAACCTCGGCGTGGCTTCGTGGATCGACGCCCGCGGCGTGGTCCGCGCGCGTGACGATTCGCAGGCGCCCTCGACGCTGATCGCGACCCCGACGCTTCGCGACGGATCGCTCACGGTCTACGGCCGTCTCGGCGACGGGCCGCTTTCGGCGCTGCTCGTGGCAGGGGTGGTCTTTTTTGCGCGCAGAGCGCGGCGTGCGGCGGCCGCGACGGACCCCGAGGTTGGCTCGGAGCCCGACGCGGCGGCCGGATCGCCTGGAGATGTCGAGGCGGGTGAGGGCTCTACGCCCCCACGTCGTCCTTCAGGGCCTTGA
- a CDS encoding HU family DNA-binding protein has translation MMPGSKLTKAQITAALAESSGLDKKAVASVLDALATLAAKQLGPDGPGEITLPGLVKLKAKATPATADRQGVNPFTKEPMLIKGKPASRKVRATPVKALKDDVGA, from the coding sequence ATGATGCCTGGTAGCAAGCTGACGAAAGCCCAGATCACGGCCGCTCTGGCCGAGAGCTCCGGTCTCGACAAGAAGGCCGTGGCGAGCGTCCTCGACGCGCTCGCCACCCTGGCGGCCAAGCAGCTCGGGCCTGATGGTCCGGGCGAGATCACGCTCCCGGGGCTCGTCAAGCTGAAGGCGAAGGCGACGCCTGCCACGGCCGATCGGCAGGGCGTCAACCCGTTCACGAAGGAGCCGATGCTCATCAAGGGCAAGCCCGCCTCGCGCAAGGTGCGCGCGACGCCGGTCAAGGCCCTGAAGGACGACGTGGGGGCGTAG
- the ybeY gene encoding rRNA maturation RNase YbeY: MKRAPPKRASTVEVTTRGGPFPDASSAVIRRRAEKMLEHLALRGVELTVALVDDATIRELNRSFRRKDKPTDVLSFPLHERPKGWKPRGASGEAIGAGWPHEGALGDVIVSVETARRQAAANQRPLLAEMTMLLAHGLLHLLGYDHRNDAEDREMTARTRELEAVAAARQSRIARPA, translated from the coding sequence GTGAAGCGAGCGCCGCCGAAGCGCGCGAGCACCGTGGAGGTGACGACGCGCGGAGGACCCTTCCCCGACGCCTCGTCCGCGGTGATCCGTCGCCGGGCCGAGAAGATGCTCGAGCACCTCGCGCTCCGGGGCGTCGAGCTGACGGTGGCGCTCGTCGACGACGCGACGATCCGCGAGCTGAACCGCTCGTTCCGGCGCAAGGACAAACCCACCGACGTGCTCTCGTTCCCGCTGCACGAGCGGCCGAAAGGCTGGAAGCCGCGCGGCGCGAGCGGCGAGGCGATCGGCGCGGGCTGGCCGCATGAAGGGGCCCTCGGGGACGTGATCGTGTCGGTGGAGACGGCGCGGCGTCAGGCTGCGGCCAACCAGAGGCCGCTGCTCGCAGAAATGACCATGCTGCTCGCGCACGGGCTGCTCCACCTGCTCGGCTACGATCACCGGAACGACGCAGAGGATCGCGAAATGACGGCGCGCACCCGCGAGCTCGAGGCCGTCGCGGCCGCTCGCCAATCGCGCATCGCCCGGCCGGCGTAG
- the fsa gene encoding fructose-6-phosphate aldolase produces the protein MKIFIDSGDIAEIKEAQTMGVIDGVTTNPSLLAKGGRATKTVIAEICEVVDGPISAEVVSVDAESILREGRELAKIHKNVVVKVPLIEDGLKAVRIFSQEGIKTNVTLCFSAPQALLAAKAGATYISPFVGRIDDTGGDGMDLIQQIVQIYNNYDFSTQVLTASVRHPVHFVQAALVGAHVATLPLKVIKQLIKHPLTDVGLAQFVADAKKIPVT, from the coding sequence ATGAAGATCTTCATCGACTCGGGTGACATCGCGGAGATCAAGGAAGCGCAGACGATGGGGGTCATCGACGGCGTGACCACCAACCCCTCGCTGCTCGCCAAGGGAGGCAGGGCAACGAAGACGGTGATCGCGGAGATCTGCGAGGTCGTCGACGGACCGATCTCGGCCGAGGTGGTCTCCGTGGACGCCGAGAGCATCCTGCGCGAGGGGCGCGAGCTCGCGAAGATCCACAAGAACGTGGTGGTGAAGGTCCCGCTGATCGAGGACGGGCTGAAGGCGGTGCGGATCTTCTCGCAGGAGGGCATCAAGACCAACGTGACCCTCTGCTTCTCCGCCCCGCAGGCGCTGCTCGCCGCGAAGGCGGGCGCCACGTACATCTCGCCGTTCGTCGGCCGCATCGACGACACGGGCGGCGACGGGATGGACCTCATCCAGCAGATCGTCCAGATCTACAACAACTACGATTTCTCGACCCAGGTGCTCACCGCGAGCGTGCGCCACCCCGTGCACTTCGTGCAGGCGGCGCTCGTCGGCGCGCACGTCGCGACCCTGCCGCTCAAGGTGATCAAGCAGCTCATCAAGCACCCGCTCACCGACGTCGGACTCGCGCAGTTCGTCGCCGACGCGAAGAAGATCCCGGTGACGTGA